DNA from Bacteroidetes bacterium SB0662_bin_6:
CAGGATGCGCCCGTCTCCTTCCGCCACACCCCGGAGTGCGGTGCGCACCGCTTCTTCGCGTACATAAATGCGCCGCTCCGCGGTCGTCATAACCCCATGTAATGCAACCTGCATCCAGGCAGAGTCGGGAGTGAACCCCGCGCTGTCGGCAAAAGCACGGAGAGAAAGCGGAATCCCGCGCGCCTGATTATAGGAGCGATCGATGAAGACCTCCAGTTCCTCCCACTCGATGCGGCCGTTGCCGTCGGCATCGCGGAGCTGATCGAAAACGGCAGGTTGATGCTGTGCGAACACGTCGAGATCGAGATAAAAACGCCCGGAAAAGTCATGGAGCATGCCGGCCTCGAAAGGGTCGGCGGCTTGCGGCGCTACGTACCCGCCAAAATAGTATTGCAGGAAACGATGCGGCTCGGACTGGTCCACGGACAGGCGCATGAAGGAGTCGGGAAGGTCCGATTCGTCCGGACCGGCGCACGCGCACAGCAGCATGGACAAGGCCATCCCGAGCACGAACTCCCGACCGGAAAACATCTTCTTCCCGCTCTTCATGATACACGGATATTGAGCATGTAACCAGAGTATCCTATAACTCTTCCGGGGACGGCGGGTCCTGTAAGCCGTCACCGCCTGTGTCAGAAGCAAGAAATCGATCCAGCAACGCCTGAGCGCGGAGATCGCCCGGATGGTATCGAAGCAGCGTACGCAAGGTGCGAACAGCTTCGTCCGTACGTCCAAGCTCCCCGTATGCAACGGCAAGATTGCCGAGGGCAGGCGTAAAATCCGGCTGTTTCTCAACAGCCCGGTTCAAAAACCGGAGCGCTCCCTCCCAGTCCTGCTCCTGCATCTCGATGGCGGCCGCATTGACCAGTGCAGGAACAAGATCGGGGTCCAGCGCAAGCGCCCGGTCGAAGAATCGCCCCGCCTCCTCGAACCGTCCTGTTTCAAGATACAGAAACCCGAGGTCGTTCCAGGAGGCCGGATGATGCACCGGGTCTTCATCCAGTCCCGCCAGCCATGCCGATTCGGCTTCCGCAAAGCGGGCGGCTGCATAAAACGCTTCCGCAAGTTTCAGATGAGCCTCCGTAAAGGCCGGCTGCATTTCCACGGCGCGCCTGAGTGCGCCAATCGCCTCGCCCGGGCGATCGGCGCGCAGCAAAGCCACTCCCAACCAATACCGGATGGGGACATCCTCTTCATACACCGAAGCGGCTTCCGAAAGCGCCGCCACCGATTCCTCCACCCGCCCCTGTTCCAACAGCGCTCTTCCCAGAGCAAGACGGGCTTCGGCATGATCGGCCCCGGCCCGGAAGCCGGCTTCCACCTTGACGATCACCGAGTCGAGGTACAACGGCAAGGCGTGAATCTGGTCGTAAAACGCAAAATAGGCAGCGGCTTCCTCAAGCAATCCAAGCCCTTGCCCTGTCTCACCGGGAGGCGCTGTCGCCCGCACCAGCCGGAAGGGCTCGGGGCGCACGAACACGCGCTCGATATCTTCCGGGGCGACGGCAGGCGGCAGTTCACGGCGTATCCAGTGATCCGTAAACGTGACGTGCGGAATGTCGCTCGCACCGCTCGAACGAAGATGGCACGCCACACAGTCCCCGGTCATGGCTTCTGCTTCGGTATGCGCGCTTTCACGCCCGCACACTCCCACCTGCTCCTCTGTCCCTCCCGGAGCATGACATCCTGCACATACCGCATTGAAATGACTGTTTCCCAACTCAGCGACCGGAACATGCGGATCGTGGCACGTCGTGCAGGTCATATCGCTTTCCCGGAAACAGGCGCTCTTTTCAAGGCGGAGCGCATGGCTCGCAATGCCGAAACGTTCCGGATCATTCACCTGATCGGCCGTAACGAATATGCTGCGATGGGCATCGAGGGACGCGCCGGGCCGGTACGTGGAAGGCGTTTCCCCGGGTTTGAACACGGTAGTGCCCGAAAGATGGCACTGGCGGCAAACGGACAGTTGATCGCCGCGAGACAGCCGGGCCGGATGCACGATGGAGGAATCCGGGTTGCCGGCTGCCGGTCCAAGCCCGGCCAATCGCAGATTAATATGCGTGCTGCCCGGCCCATGGCAGCGTTCGCACGTAATCCCGTCGGATACGTCCCGATAGTGATCGAACGTGAACCGGCTGTGCCCGGAAAACCCGTTGTGGCAAGCCATGCATTCCGCCACGACAGGCCGGCTGAAACGCAGGTTTTCCTGGTCGTAGGAAGGGCTCAGATCCCACCGGCGGCGCTCGACATACCAGGTAAGGGGCATCTCCGTCAAATGCCCGTTCACATTCGCCAGATACGAGCGTGTGTGATTCCCGGATCCAATCACCCACTCGACGGGATGCACCCGCTCGTACGTCGTTTGTCCCGCCGCATCAAGGCGGTACTCGCGCTGGAACAGCGTATCCGCATGAACAAAGGCCTCGTAGTAGAAATTCGAGGCTTCGTGGTAGATCGGCGGACCCGGCAGCATCTCCGGAGCAGAAGCCGTGTCAAACCGGGACATGGACCGACCCATCCCGGTCCGATGATAGGACAGGTAGTATTCCTCGTGACAGGATGCACATGCTTCGTCGCCTGCATACGCTGCAACGGACGCCCCCTGCGACGAGGCATCTCCCCGAGGCGGCCCTTCGCCGGTGGCGCATCCGGCCAGCACCGCCAGCAGGGCAAAGACGATGTGCGGCCGAATCGGCGGCC
Protein-coding regions in this window:
- a CDS encoding tetratricopeptide repeat protein; this encodes MHGPPIRPHIVFALLAVLAGCATGEGPPRGDASSQGASVAAYAGDEACASCHEEYYLSYHRTGMGRSMSRFDTASAPEMLPGPPIYHEASNFYYEAFVHADTLFQREYRLDAAGQTTYERVHPVEWVIGSGNHTRSYLANVNGHLTEMPLTWYVERRRWDLSPSYDQENLRFSRPVVAECMACHNGFSGHSRFTFDHYRDVSDGITCERCHGPGSTHINLRLAGLGPAAGNPDSSIVHPARLSRGDQLSVCRQCHLSGTTVFKPGETPSTYRPGASLDAHRSIFVTADQVNDPERFGIASHALRLEKSACFRESDMTCTTCHDPHVPVAELGNSHFNAVCAGCHAPGGTEEQVGVCGRESAHTEAEAMTGDCVACHLRSSGASDIPHVTFTDHWIRRELPPAVAPEDIERVFVRPEPFRLVRATAPPGETGQGLGLLEEAAAYFAFYDQIHALPLYLDSVIVKVEAGFRAGADHAEARLALGRALLEQGRVEESVAALSEAASVYEEDVPIRYWLGVALLRADRPGEAIGALRRAVEMQPAFTEAHLKLAEAFYAAARFAEAESAWLAGLDEDPVHHPASWNDLGFLYLETGRFEEAGRFFDRALALDPDLVPALVNAAAIEMQEQDWEGALRFLNRAVEKQPDFTPALGNLAVAYGELGRTDEAVRTLRTLLRYHPGDLRAQALLDRFLASDTGGDGLQDPPSPEEL